In Rariglobus hedericola, the following proteins share a genomic window:
- a CDS encoding glycosyltransferase family 2 protein has translation MVVALLPARNAARHLDRYLACVETLGASIVALDDGSTDDTADRLHASPLVRTLLRNPVRTTYAGWDDATNRQRLLTAAESLRPTWILQLDADEEISGTDARLLLELVRSPAPRHTAYSFQVFRMLDGDGLTYDKANLWVYRLFRYAPGMRLPSTRLHLEPVPVCIPAHRRLRTHIRIRHFSSVTTADREARFAKYREADANNEFQASYQNLLSAPGNVRPWLDHPDDVQPVIEPQRHATLLRKTHLCPSCIGQRLRRFVTLH, from the coding sequence ATGGTTGTAGCTCTTTTGCCCGCACGTAATGCCGCCCGGCACCTCGATCGTTATCTCGCGTGCGTGGAGACTCTGGGTGCCAGCATCGTCGCCCTCGACGATGGCAGCACCGACGATACTGCCGACCGCCTGCACGCCTCGCCGCTTGTGCGCACGCTCCTGCGTAATCCCGTGCGCACGACCTACGCCGGCTGGGACGATGCCACCAACCGCCAGCGACTGCTCACCGCGGCCGAATCCCTTCGCCCCACCTGGATCCTGCAACTCGACGCGGACGAGGAAATCTCCGGCACCGACGCCCGCTTACTGCTTGAGTTGGTTCGCAGCCCCGCCCCTCGGCACACCGCCTACAGTTTCCAGGTTTTCCGCATGCTGGATGGGGACGGCCTCACCTACGACAAAGCCAACCTGTGGGTTTACCGCCTCTTTCGCTACGCGCCCGGTATGCGCCTCCCCTCGACCCGCCTGCACTTGGAGCCAGTGCCGGTCTGCATCCCCGCCCACCGCCGCCTGCGCACGCACATCCGCATCCGGCATTTTTCGAGTGTGACCACCGCCGATCGCGAAGCCCGTTTCGCCAAATACCGCGAGGCCGATGCGAACAACGAGTTCCAGGCCTCTTATCAAAACCTGCTCTCCGCCCCGGGCAATGTGCGCCCGTGGCTGGACCATCCCGACGACGTGCAGCCGGTAATCGAGCCACAGCGCCACGCCACGCTTCTCCGCAAAACCCACCTCTGCCCGTCCTGCATCGGCCAGCGATTACGCCGGTTCGTTACGTTGCATTAA
- a CDS encoding DUF2934 domain-containing protein yields MPTPTHEEITRRAETLWLDKGKPSGCDDEIWLQAERELSAKPDGTLGESHSDHAQAELAASQRKEALAPKRPTKSAPKSQPAETGKPLWSQPHSR; encoded by the coding sequence ATGCCTACTCCCACCCACGAAGAAATCACCCGCCGCGCCGAAACCCTCTGGCTCGATAAAGGAAAACCCTCCGGCTGCGACGACGAGATCTGGCTCCAAGCCGAACGCGAACTCAGCGCCAAGCCAGATGGCACGCTCGGCGAAAGCCACAGCGACCACGCCCAAGCCGAACTGGCCGCCAGTCAGCGCAAAGAGGCGCTCGCTCCAAAGCGTCCGACGAAATCCGCGCCCAAGTCACAGCCTGCCGAAACCGGCAAGCCGCTCTGGAGCCAGCCGCACTCCCGCTAA
- a CDS encoding glutamate racemase: MIGVFDSGFGGLTVLSALLRELPDYDYLYLADSARAPYGARSAEVVNEFTLEAVDWLFEQGCPLVVLACNTASARALRNLQQLHLPKRWPDRRVLGVVRPSVEALAGIPVGTVAIPDANCHLIGDNLVRASGAEADELVAVLGTEATIASDSYGMELRKLAPWIRVVQQACPLWVPLVEAGEIDGEGTEYFLRKALAPLLPPNEAPKRVLLGCTHYPLLLPVLRRIFSADTEILDQGPLVAERLADWIRRHPEQEANLTRGGTRRYCTTDDPEWFAARGGKLLGSSIQAERVRLRG; the protein is encoded by the coding sequence ATGATTGGTGTTTTTGATTCCGGGTTTGGCGGGCTCACGGTGCTCTCGGCGTTGCTACGCGAGTTGCCTGACTACGACTACCTGTATCTCGCCGACAGCGCGCGGGCGCCCTACGGCGCACGTAGCGCGGAAGTGGTGAACGAATTCACGCTCGAGGCGGTGGACTGGCTGTTTGAGCAGGGGTGTCCGCTGGTGGTGCTGGCCTGCAACACCGCCTCGGCCCGGGCGCTGCGCAACCTCCAGCAACTGCACCTGCCGAAACGCTGGCCCGACCGGCGCGTGCTCGGCGTGGTGCGCCCCTCGGTGGAAGCGCTGGCCGGTATTCCCGTGGGCACGGTGGCGATCCCGGACGCAAATTGTCACCTAATAGGAGACAATTTGGTTAGGGCGTCTGGGGCGGAGGCGGACGAGTTGGTGGCGGTGTTGGGGACGGAGGCGACGATCGCTTCGGACTCCTATGGCATGGAGCTGCGTAAACTGGCGCCGTGGATTCGTGTCGTGCAGCAGGCGTGTCCGCTGTGGGTGCCGCTGGTCGAGGCGGGCGAAATCGACGGCGAAGGCACGGAATATTTTTTGCGCAAGGCGCTCGCGCCGCTGCTGCCGCCGAACGAAGCCCCGAAGCGCGTGCTGCTCGGGTGCACACATTATCCGCTGCTGCTGCCCGTGCTGCGCCGTATTTTTTCTGCGGATACAGAAATCCTTGATCAAGGCCCGCTCGTCGCCGAACGCCTGGCCGACTGGATACGCCGGCATCCGGAGCAAGAGGCGAACCTCACGCGTGGCGGCACGCGGCGTTATTGCACGACGGATGATCCGGAGTGGTTCGCGGCGCGCGGCGGGAAACTTCTCGGTTCGTCGATTCAAGCGGAACGCGTGCGACTGCGCGGTTAG
- a CDS encoding radical SAM protein — protein MRTPAYPAFGLTLVVNHACNLRCSYCYTGAKFNSAMPVEMGVQAIRRALASVGVGGMLNLGFFGGEPLIEAPRIQEWMQVARHVASAQGKQVHFNLTTNGTITDECARSILMDPDVEVAISCDGAPAQHDKHRRDAQGQGSLARVEKTLRLLVDAGRPFSVVIVVRPDTLNGLCEGLAHLREIGVTRFTLSIDVWTAWTENDLRNLAVNVDAAADLWRSWLPDVSIDWFDTRVAALAGLTSVGASTRCGFGEGEIAVAPSGRLYPCERLVGEDRPGHGLKLPGLVGDAGDFLEMGSPCFGQGTGCASSSGCRCSNYLRTGSTDGEDGLLRALDEAVHRSLERLITANTASHSIAGGNYHE, from the coding sequence ATGCGCACCCCGGCTTACCCCGCCTTTGGTCTTACGTTGGTCGTCAACCATGCCTGCAACCTTCGCTGCAGTTATTGTTACACCGGAGCGAAATTTAATTCGGCCATGCCGGTCGAAATGGGCGTGCAAGCAATTCGTCGTGCATTGGCCAGCGTGGGTGTCGGAGGTATGCTCAATCTTGGATTCTTCGGCGGCGAACCACTGATCGAAGCACCACGCATTCAAGAATGGATGCAAGTGGCCCGCCACGTCGCTTCGGCACAGGGCAAGCAGGTGCATTTCAATCTTACCACTAACGGCACGATCACCGATGAGTGCGCCCGATCGATCTTGATGGATCCCGATGTGGAAGTGGCGATCAGCTGCGACGGCGCACCGGCCCAACACGATAAACACCGACGGGATGCGCAGGGTCAGGGCAGTCTGGCACGGGTCGAGAAGACCCTGCGGTTGCTGGTGGACGCGGGCCGCCCTTTCTCGGTCGTGATCGTGGTGCGCCCGGATACGCTGAACGGTTTGTGCGAAGGCCTTGCTCATCTTCGGGAAATCGGAGTCACCCGTTTCACTTTGTCGATCGACGTCTGGACGGCCTGGACGGAAAACGATCTCCGGAATCTGGCGGTCAACGTGGATGCCGCGGCGGATCTTTGGCGGAGTTGGCTGCCTGATGTGAGTATCGACTGGTTCGATACGCGCGTGGCCGCGCTGGCGGGGCTAACCTCAGTGGGTGCGAGCACTCGCTGCGGTTTTGGTGAAGGAGAAATCGCCGTGGCACCCAGCGGACGACTTTATCCCTGCGAGAGACTTGTGGGTGAGGACCGGCCCGGCCATGGGCTTAAGCTCCCGGGACTGGTGGGCGACGCCGGTGATTTTCTGGAAATGGGTTCACCTTGCTTCGGCCAAGGGACGGGTTGCGCCTCCAGCTCCGGCTGCCGCTGCAGCAATTATCTCCGCACGGGCTCCACCGATGGCGAAGATGGATTGTTGCGCGCCTTGGATGAGGCGGTGCACCGTTCCCTCGAACGCCTGATTACTGCGAACACCGCCAGCCATTCTATTGCCGGAGGAAATTACCATGAATGA
- the lepB gene encoding signal peptidase I, whose translation MKPAARHRVRTGLRVVERFFAIVGVCALIYHLFFDFGVMVSSSMSPALQGDNALTGDRVIFEKWTGLFRAPQRWEIHQFHTPEGLTVAKRVIGLPGERVSLRKGLLCINGSPVAVPERLKHLRYLPSGNLSKDREVECGTGYYVLGDDSRDSWDSRYEGVLAADRFTGRAWLILGPRSHWGFVR comes from the coding sequence GTGAAACCGGCCGCCCGGCACAGGGTTCGGACGGGCTTGCGCGTGGTCGAACGGTTTTTCGCCATCGTGGGCGTCTGCGCATTGATCTATCATCTTTTTTTCGATTTTGGCGTGATGGTCTCCAGCTCGATGTCGCCGGCCTTGCAGGGCGACAATGCACTGACCGGGGACCGGGTGATTTTTGAAAAGTGGACCGGCCTGTTCCGGGCGCCGCAACGCTGGGAGATTCACCAGTTCCACACTCCGGAAGGGCTCACGGTGGCGAAGCGGGTGATCGGCTTGCCGGGGGAGCGGGTATCTCTCCGCAAGGGCTTGCTCTGCATCAATGGGTCGCCGGTCGCTGTTCCGGAACGACTGAAACACCTTCGTTATCTTCCGTCCGGCAATCTTTCCAAAGATCGTGAAGTGGAGTGTGGAACTGGTTATTACGTCCTGGGAGATGATTCGCGCGATTCGTGGGACAGCCGCTATGAAGGCGTGCTGGCCGCGGATCGCTTTACTGGTCGGGCATGGTTGATCTTAGGCCCTCGCAGTCATTGGGGATTCGTTCGCTGA
- a CDS encoding GAF domain-containing DNA-binding protein gives MPRKPPASFCELFDLRSDAIRSDDPVYAASLALLTRPFDDAVSAILETAGLEASADRAWLFSYNEEITLFRNTHEWHRPGVPSFVTDLQNTPVAMIAWLHAHLLREQAVLVHDIRRLPRSARALRAEFLRQQNQSVLSVPLFLNGRLWGCIGFDAVRKPVYWSAQIVQSLQLCGNLIAAAASPVAQGEPRSSPPPAANLYLRGSSALQRVSLDNIVGVQAERDYTRVHLADGRSFLELRPLNTWVSLLPHDRFQQIHRSSLVRVASILDVERTTRGLWQVCIEGVADKWAVSKRYRADLRSRLGA, from the coding sequence ATGCCACGAAAGCCGCCCGCCTCCTTCTGCGAATTGTTCGACCTGCGCAGCGACGCCATCCGCTCGGATGATCCAGTGTATGCCGCAAGTCTCGCCCTACTGACCCGACCTTTCGATGACGCGGTCTCAGCCATCCTCGAAACCGCCGGCCTTGAGGCCAGCGCCGATCGCGCCTGGCTCTTCAGTTACAACGAGGAGATCACGCTCTTCCGCAACACGCACGAATGGCACCGGCCCGGCGTGCCTTCCTTCGTGACCGACCTGCAAAACACACCCGTCGCAATGATCGCGTGGTTGCATGCCCACCTCCTTCGCGAACAAGCCGTCCTCGTGCATGACATCCGCCGCCTGCCGCGCTCGGCGCGCGCCTTGCGCGCAGAATTCCTGCGCCAGCAAAACCAGTCGGTATTGAGTGTGCCTCTATTTCTCAACGGACGCCTCTGGGGCTGCATCGGCTTCGACGCCGTGCGCAAACCCGTTTACTGGTCGGCACAGATCGTCCAATCGCTCCAGCTCTGCGGAAACCTGATCGCGGCTGCCGCCTCGCCGGTCGCCCAGGGAGAGCCCCGTTCCTCACCGCCACCGGCCGCAAACCTCTACCTGCGCGGCTCGTCGGCCCTGCAACGCGTGTCGCTCGACAACATCGTTGGCGTGCAGGCCGAGCGCGATTACACCCGCGTTCATCTAGCCGATGGTCGCTCGTTTCTCGAACTTCGCCCGCTCAACACCTGGGTGTCGCTGCTTCCTCACGACCGCTTTCAACAAATCCATCGCAGCTCACTGGTGCGCGTCGCCAGCATCCTGGATGTCGAGCGCACCACCCGCGGCCTCTGGCAGGTCTGCATCGAAGGCGTCGCCGATAAATGGGCGGTCTCGAAACGGTATCGCGCGGATCTTCGCAGCCGCCTCGGAGCCTAG
- a CDS encoding fibronectin type III domain-containing protein yields the protein MKVSTLCVHALLALAVIGQSSWAQSGRVPPISTKIGGRPAVVPQSYYDASEAESEDPNMHPSLGPYTVTAVKSGNWSDPTLWSTGAVPGENATVNLGAFFVTYDIASTVKIKHIHNGHGGIFERAPGSVLWVSTQMFHGIYLEGEADAPIPSSNPTRTIYWYSDAPGQTVKYGLVCMGPARLRGETKKHFLNAANNLTAGATTIQLIGVAGSNWKVGDEICIGATESSGTVTTDPTYLGPTSFTGSWDGVTSTQTQSQGFKTSQDEPRTITAISGDVVTLSAPLTFNHNVYSTTLPRGQSVTVRPYVVNFTRSIQHRAEVASTELQRRPHMMFMHDDDVEVRYVDVLNFGRTANDPSLYVPASSGGKDIFLGTTNLADTNNVRGRYGFHIHGTGPFFGRKQVVIQGIVVRGESGPAMTAIPVPGWGITQHNSRAAIEDSITYNVRGAGIVSELGNEIGQWVNNISIWNRGDGFRTSWSSRQETHMNHNGHIGAAFENQARGIIQQGNVAISSTHGWTFHQQATRPLPRVPDKFSLRYKDPLTEGGKDGIIDGDYGLDNDTYGIEQDQIHDFNDNTCFNVTTGFFVAHRQFTDRGDQSVMFAKRFHCIGTTTPLNLHNYTFYYSFYDSYWRGPGTGTAAWLGGNTFGMMWVNMRLENFLRGFQDNGLGYNYNGFWIDIAFTNVTTPFDNTKTYPTSATDVPADHYFWNVMGPWTITNPDLPNPGFTSKPRIWSSISSASLPSVYPSAPRGLGGVKPAGAATPSFTLSPTSDTTTGPTGHNTISLSGTIVDHVGVRKWPDGFVTYANLENFGTLGPHKNQHTTGTEMVEMNGCFNDNGTWKCRLWFHLDERRDGNYLQFPIDITLTGFDAAFLAANTVDPNATKPILPLTLESIEEPSTIPVAPSNVTPTWSTMLNGWFKLTWNDNSGNETGFTIQSYNGTTWSTYGTVAANVTSYTRTGLGMPSGPYTMRVIATGGTGNSSPSNQVTFSIPAPPAGPSGLTATAGTGQVALSWSAVSGATSYNISRATTSAGPYSVIKYNNTGTTYTNTGLTAGTTYYYKVCYITGAGSSSYSAPVSATAN from the coding sequence ATGAAAGTATCCACTCTTTGCGTCCACGCGTTGCTTGCGCTGGCCGTGATCGGCCAGTCGTCGTGGGCCCAGTCGGGCCGCGTTCCTCCCATCAGCACCAAGATCGGCGGCCGCCCCGCGGTCGTTCCCCAGAGTTATTACGATGCCAGCGAAGCCGAGTCCGAGGACCCGAATATGCACCCTTCGCTCGGGCCTTACACGGTCACCGCGGTCAAGAGCGGCAACTGGTCCGACCCCACGCTTTGGAGCACCGGCGCGGTCCCCGGAGAAAACGCGACCGTGAATCTCGGTGCGTTCTTCGTGACCTACGACATCGCCAGCACGGTTAAGATTAAACACATCCACAACGGCCACGGCGGCATCTTCGAACGTGCTCCCGGCTCGGTGCTGTGGGTGAGCACCCAGATGTTTCACGGCATCTACCTCGAGGGCGAGGCCGACGCGCCCATACCGAGCAGCAACCCCACCCGCACGATTTACTGGTATTCGGACGCCCCTGGACAGACCGTGAAATACGGCCTCGTTTGCATGGGCCCCGCCCGTCTGCGCGGCGAAACCAAGAAACATTTTCTCAACGCCGCCAACAACCTCACCGCCGGCGCGACCACCATCCAGCTGATCGGTGTCGCCGGCTCCAACTGGAAGGTCGGCGACGAGATCTGCATCGGCGCCACCGAGTCTTCCGGCACGGTCACGACCGACCCGACCTACCTCGGACCGACTTCGTTCACCGGTTCATGGGACGGCGTCACCAGCACGCAGACGCAATCGCAAGGTTTCAAAACCAGCCAGGACGAGCCGCGCACGATCACCGCGATCAGCGGTGACGTCGTTACGTTGAGCGCTCCGCTCACGTTCAATCACAACGTCTACTCGACCACGTTGCCGCGCGGGCAAAGCGTCACGGTGCGTCCTTACGTCGTGAACTTCACTCGCTCGATCCAGCACCGCGCCGAGGTCGCGAGCACCGAGCTGCAACGCCGTCCGCACATGATGTTCATGCACGATGACGACGTGGAGGTTCGCTACGTTGATGTCCTCAACTTCGGCCGCACCGCCAACGATCCGTCGCTCTACGTGCCCGCCTCTTCCGGTGGAAAGGATATTTTCCTCGGCACCACCAATCTCGCCGACACCAACAACGTCCGCGGTCGCTACGGTTTCCACATCCACGGCACCGGACCTTTCTTCGGCCGCAAACAAGTCGTCATTCAGGGCATCGTGGTGCGCGGCGAAAGCGGCCCCGCCATGACCGCTATTCCCGTGCCTGGCTGGGGCATCACTCAGCACAACTCACGCGCCGCCATTGAAGACTCCATCACCTACAACGTTCGCGGTGCCGGCATCGTCAGCGAGCTGGGCAACGAGATCGGCCAGTGGGTGAACAACATCTCCATCTGGAACCGCGGCGACGGCTTTCGCACCAGTTGGAGCTCCCGCCAGGAAACCCACATGAACCACAACGGCCACATCGGCGCCGCCTTTGAAAACCAGGCGCGCGGCATCATCCAGCAGGGCAACGTCGCCATCTCCAGCACCCACGGCTGGACGTTCCACCAGCAGGCGACAAGGCCGTTGCCCCGCGTGCCGGACAAGTTTTCGTTGCGCTACAAAGACCCGCTCACCGAGGGCGGCAAGGACGGCATCATCGATGGCGACTACGGACTCGATAACGACACCTACGGCATCGAGCAGGACCAGATCCACGACTTCAACGACAACACCTGCTTCAACGTCACCACGGGTTTCTTCGTTGCGCATCGCCAGTTCACCGATCGTGGCGACCAGTCGGTGATGTTCGCCAAGCGCTTCCACTGCATCGGCACGACGACTCCGCTAAACCTGCACAACTACACGTTTTACTACTCGTTCTACGACTCCTACTGGCGCGGACCGGGCACCGGCACCGCCGCCTGGCTCGGTGGCAATACGTTCGGCATGATGTGGGTGAACATGCGGCTCGAAAACTTCCTCCGCGGCTTCCAGGACAATGGTCTTGGATACAACTACAACGGCTTCTGGATCGACATCGCCTTCACCAACGTCACCACGCCGTTCGACAATACCAAGACCTACCCAACGAGCGCGACCGACGTTCCCGCGGACCATTATTTTTGGAACGTGATGGGACCTTGGACCATCACGAATCCCGACCTGCCCAACCCGGGCTTCACATCCAAGCCCCGCATCTGGAGCAGCATCTCAAGCGCGAGCCTGCCCAGTGTTTATCCGTCGGCCCCGCGCGGACTGGGCGGAGTCAAACCCGCCGGTGCCGCCACGCCGTCCTTCACGTTGTCGCCCACGTCCGACACCACGACCGGCCCGACCGGCCACAACACCATCAGCCTCTCCGGCACGATCGTGGACCATGTGGGCGTCCGCAAATGGCCCGACGGTTTCGTCACCTACGCCAATCTGGAAAACTTCGGCACCCTCGGGCCGCACAAGAACCAGCATACCACCGGCACCGAGATGGTCGAGATGAACGGCTGCTTCAACGACAACGGCACGTGGAAATGCCGCCTCTGGTTCCACCTCGATGAGCGCCGCGATGGCAACTACCTCCAGTTCCCCATCGACATCACGTTGACCGGTTTCGACGCCGCGTTCCTCGCCGCCAACACCGTCGATCCCAACGCCACCAAGCCGATCCTGCCGCTCACCCTCGAAAGCATCGAAGAGCCCAGCACGATCCCGGTCGCACCTTCCAACGTAACACCGACGTGGTCCACCATGTTGAACGGTTGGTTCAAGCTCACTTGGAATGATAACTCCGGCAACGAAACCGGTTTCACCATCCAGTCCTACAACGGCACAACCTGGAGCACTTACGGAACCGTGGCAGCCAACGTCACGAGCTACACGCGCACTGGTTTGGGCATGCCTTCCGGCCCCTACACCATGCGGGTGATTGCCACCGGCGGCACCGGCAATTCGTCGCCCTCCAATCAGGTCACGTTCAGCATCCCCGCCCCGCCCGCCGGCCCCTCCGGCTTGACCGCGACTGCGGGCACCGGCCAGGTCGCGCTCTCGTGGAGTGCCGTCTCCGGCGCGACAAGCTACAACATCAGTCGTGCGACTACCAGCGCCGGTCCGTATTCCGTAATCAAATACAACAACACCGGCACGACCTACACCAACACCGGACTCACCGCCGGCACGACCTACTACTACAAGGTCTGCTACATCACCGGCGCCGGATCGAGCAGCTACAGCGCGCCGGTTTCCGCGACGGCCAACTAA
- a CDS encoding polysaccharide deacetylase family protein produces the protein MTSVSAQPMIKSVQTGQPVVALTFDDGPHATQTPVLLELFARENIKVTFFEIGQNVAKHPDLARAIVTAGHEIANHSKTHPKLGDMSDIAAIRAELVETQTIIKEATGITPVVFRAPYISHGPALWTVLGELKLPSISGSFSASDWDAKVTEDQIIATCSQAGAGDIVILHTWPEKTADALPAIIANLRAKGLRFVTVSELLALAAAK, from the coding sequence ATGACCTCCGTTTCCGCCCAACCGATGATCAAGTCCGTCCAGACCGGCCAGCCCGTGGTCGCACTCACTTTTGACGACGGTCCGCACGCGACCCAAACGCCCGTCCTCCTCGAACTGTTCGCCCGCGAAAATATCAAGGTCACCTTTTTTGAAATCGGCCAAAACGTCGCCAAGCATCCCGATCTCGCCCGAGCCATCGTCACCGCCGGCCACGAGATCGCCAACCACAGCAAAACCCACCCCAAGCTGGGAGACATGAGCGACATCGCCGCCATCCGCGCCGAATTAGTCGAAACCCAGACGATCATCAAAGAAGCCACCGGTATCACGCCCGTGGTTTTCCGCGCACCTTACATTTCACACGGCCCCGCCCTGTGGACCGTGCTCGGCGAACTCAAGCTGCCCTCCATCAGCGGTTCCTTCTCTGCCTCCGATTGGGACGCGAAAGTCACCGAGGACCAGATCATCGCCACGTGCAGCCAGGCCGGCGCAGGCGACATCGTCATCCTCCACACCTGGCCTGAAAAAACTGCCGATGCGCTCCCCGCGATCATCGCCAATCTCCGCGCCAAAGGCCTGCGCTTCGTCACCGTTTCCGAGCTGCTTGCGCTCGCTGCAGCCAAGTAG
- a CDS encoding glycosyltransferase has product MRVLVLNHIFGEFTGSEIYALQLCAALREAGHEADIGTFEPRGPLLERARDLGIRVHDVLNDEGPALDYDVLWAHHAPVLTHVIFRRTLVPCRVIFSSLSPLTAMACPPTYFEDLDRVLAHSPYNVDYLRKLGVLEERLHLFPNFAPKAFFAKQRAAPHGGLKRIAVVSNHRTEEVQAMAVCARQDGVQVDFIGGDHPVFVDETVLIDYDLVISIGKTVPYAFAQRVPVYCYDHFGGPGYLNADNFEAARYGNFCGRSFYRKLTAVELYADIKAGYASVTPATLDFLHEKARTLFSLEINLGRVCAELAVLQPTDLDALRRRHIVAGRLNDVYMGCLRNRIHFERLLKARGSKPRWRSRLARWGKCLGLKS; this is encoded by the coding sequence ATGAGAGTTTTGGTTCTCAACCATATATTCGGTGAGTTCACGGGCTCGGAAATCTACGCGCTGCAGTTGTGCGCGGCTCTGCGGGAGGCGGGGCACGAGGCGGATATCGGGACGTTTGAGCCACGCGGGCCGTTGTTGGAGAGGGCCCGCGACTTGGGCATTCGGGTGCATGATGTGCTCAATGATGAGGGGCCGGCCTTGGATTATGATGTGCTGTGGGCTCACCACGCACCGGTTTTAACCCACGTTATCTTCCGCCGGACCTTGGTGCCGTGCCGCGTGATTTTCAGCAGCTTGAGTCCGCTCACCGCGATGGCGTGTCCGCCCACCTACTTTGAAGATCTGGATCGGGTGCTGGCCCACAGCCCCTACAACGTCGATTACCTTCGGAAGCTTGGGGTGCTCGAGGAACGCCTTCATTTATTTCCCAATTTTGCGCCCAAGGCTTTTTTCGCCAAGCAACGCGCTGCACCTCACGGCGGACTCAAACGCATCGCGGTCGTCTCGAATCATCGCACGGAGGAAGTGCAAGCGATGGCGGTCTGCGCGCGTCAGGATGGCGTGCAGGTCGATTTTATCGGAGGTGACCACCCGGTCTTTGTGGATGAAACCGTGCTGATTGATTACGACCTGGTGATCTCCATCGGGAAGACGGTGCCCTATGCGTTCGCCCAGCGGGTGCCGGTTTACTGTTACGATCATTTTGGCGGGCCGGGCTATCTCAATGCGGACAACTTTGAGGCGGCGCGGTATGGCAACTTTTGCGGACGTTCGTTCTATCGGAAACTAACAGCGGTCGAACTCTATGCGGACATCAAGGCGGGTTATGCCTCGGTCACTCCTGCGACGTTGGATTTTTTGCACGAAAAGGCCCGCACCCTGTTCTCGCTCGAAATCAATCTCGGCCGGGTATGCGCGGAGTTGGCCGTGTTGCAGCCGACCGATCTGGATGCTTTGCGACGCCGCCATATCGTGGCGGGCAGACTGAACGACGTCTACATGGGCTGCCTGCGAAACCGCATCCATTTCGAGCGCTTGCTCAAAGCGCGGGGATCGAAACCCCGCTGGCGTTCCCGGCTGGCGCGCTGGGGTAAATGCTTGGGCTTAAAATCCTGA
- a CDS encoding MBL fold metallo-hydrolase, with protein MNRRDFLVCSSLAVSAGVFGRSLAHAQSAPASGAPAATGFTALRRNVGLFTGRGGTIGWLVNKDALAVVDSQFPDTAQTFLTGLPGRDDRRVDVLLNTHHHGDHTGGNPVLKPVSKKVVAHANVPALLRAAAERSGKPLNPLTLPDETYADAWRAELGDETVSAKYFGPAHTRGDVVIAFEKANVVHMGDLCFNRIYPVIDRPGGGLIKSWIGVLEKVSAEYPADAIYVFGHSGPKFQPRGTRDDLGVFRDYLSGLLDYTQKQIDAGKTKAEITTLDNLPGFADFHQPLPNRLGANLGTAYDELTAKETS; from the coding sequence ATGAATCGTCGCGACTTTCTGGTGTGTTCTTCGCTGGCCGTGTCCGCCGGTGTGTTCGGTCGATCTTTGGCTCACGCCCAATCGGCTCCCGCATCCGGCGCGCCTGCCGCAACGGGGTTTACGGCGTTGCGCCGGAATGTCGGCCTCTTTACCGGCCGCGGAGGCACCATCGGCTGGCTCGTCAACAAGGACGCGCTGGCGGTCGTGGATTCGCAGTTTCCCGATACCGCGCAAACGTTCCTCACAGGCTTGCCGGGACGCGATGACCGCAGGGTCGATGTGTTGCTCAACACCCATCATCACGGCGATCATACGGGCGGAAACCCCGTGCTTAAGCCGGTCTCGAAAAAAGTCGTCGCGCACGCCAACGTCCCCGCGCTGCTGCGGGCCGCCGCGGAACGTTCGGGGAAACCGTTGAATCCGCTCACGCTGCCCGACGAAACTTATGCCGACGCCTGGCGTGCGGAGTTGGGGGACGAAACGGTCAGCGCAAAATATTTCGGGCCGGCGCACACGCGCGGTGACGTGGTGATCGCGTTTGAAAAAGCCAACGTGGTTCACATGGGCGACCTGTGTTTTAACCGGATTTATCCGGTGATTGATCGTCCGGGCGGTGGCCTCATCAAGTCATGGATAGGCGTGCTGGAGAAAGTCTCCGCAGAGTATCCGGCTGATGCGATTTATGTGTTCGGGCACAGCGGACCGAAGTTTCAACCCCGGGGCACGCGTGATGATCTCGGAGTGTTTCGCGATTACTTGAGCGGACTGCTCGATTACACGCAGAAGCAGATTGATGCGGGGAAGACCAAGGCGGAGATCACGACGTTGGACAATCTGCCGGGCTTCGCGGATTTCCACCAACCCTTGCCCAATCGCCTCGGCGCGAATCTCGGCACGGCCTACGACGAACTGACGGCCAAAGAGACTTCCTGA